Genomic window (Magnolia sinica isolate HGM2019 chromosome 6, MsV1, whole genome shotgun sequence):
TATAGTATTATGggtattttttgtatatatatatatatataaaacctcaAATACAACATATAGGCTTGTATGTGTGAAGCCTAGGGCATTATTGGCTATTGAATGAAATTTTCttcttgctttatttttggagCAAAATTCCTTCTATGATTAGAGTTTGGTGTGAAATCATTGAGTGATTCTaattatcttctctctctctctctctctctctctctctctctctctctctctctctttaaatctCTTTCTAAATGATCTTATTTTTACTTTCTTCTATTCTCAtatttttttctctccttttcttttgttacCAACCAAAGACCATCATTAGCATCACCCCAGTCCTTCCAAACCTAATCCAAACCATCACCCTAACTATCCGGACGACTTTCAAGTTGTCACCCTATGCAACCGTACCAACAACTTGTCCAGACAACCATACAGACACATCATATGAACATCCTTACTCCACCTTCTTgcttcttcattttccattttcaaACCCTAATTACTTAGAATTTTAAACTCTAATCTTCCAAATTCTGTAAACCTGGAATTTCAAACCCTAATCTCCCAAATTCTATAAACCTTAAGTCTCCAAACCCTGATTCTTTCAAACCCTAACAAAGCTCAAATAGATCCTCTGATTTAGATCGAATCCTATGCTAGATGAAAGTTCTAACTTCCATTGAGCTATTTTCTATCAATAATCTTAAGATACATCTACGAGATTGTGATGTGACCTTGAATCTGAGCATAGTGCAACTACTTGATTTCTTTATATTTGTGATAGATTAAaagtattttatattttaatttactctAAAAATTCATTTATTAATTCATTCGCATCATTATAATTTAGGCTATCCATCCTGCATTAAGGTACGGTCAGATTCTGACAAAAAAATTTAAGCTCCGGATGGTGTTTcatactaggggtgcacattgaaccggtagaaccgtggaactgagcaggaaaaaaattcttttatatataatacataagaCTATAATTAGAAAGCTCATAATTTAGGTTTTGACCTCTATAATACTTTTtctacacacactcacacccccaTACACACCACAATTAATGGATATTCGAAACCATGacccgtgttgaaactcttgtgagtctaccattgagccatgagtAGAGACCCAGCTCTATAATAGCTAATTACAGATCATAATGAGAATTACAATTTTTTAGATCTAATTAAGATCAATCAATATCTATTACATTCTAATATTAATTGATTGATCTTAATATTAGATCTCAAAATATATTACAATCTAATAGGCTCTGCATCCGCAGTCATATCTTGGAGTCGCAGTACACATTCCAAGTTCCACAACACATCTCCCATTGTAGGCCTATCATCACCACATTCAGCTAGGCATCTCTCCACTGTCTCTCCGAATTTCCTCAGTGAATCTTCATTGATCTCCTCAATCAGGCGGGAATCAACAACTTGCTCCAGCAATCCCTCCTTTTGCCACTGCATAGCCCAATTCGCTAAATTCACCTGTTCGAATGGAAGTGAAAGATCGACTGCTGGCCTTGCACAGAGGACTTCAAGGAGCACTACCCCAAATGAAAACACATCTGACTTTTTTGTCAGATGCCGCCATCGAAAATACTCCGGATCGAAGTACCCAAAACTACCTTTGACGTTGGTTGTCACATGGGACTGATCAAGATCATGGATTGATCTTGAAATTCCAAAGTCAGCAACCTTTGCTAAGTAGTTCTTGTCCAGCAAAATGTTCGCTGATTTAATGTCACGGTGAATGATTCCCTCCGCAGGACCGCTGTGGAGGTAGTGCAGACCTCTTGCTGAACCAATGCATATCATAAGCCTCTGTCTCCAAGACAACTGAGGCAAACATTCCAAACCATACAGATGATCTTGTAGTGTACCGTTTTCCATGAATTCATAGACCAATATCATCTCTGATTGTTCTTCACAATACCCAATAAGGGAGAGGAGATGGCGGTGGCGTATCTTGGCGAAGATCTTGATCTCAGTCAGGAATTCTGAATGACCCTGTCTAGACCCAGGCGTGCTTCGTTTCACGGCTACTTTCATCCCGTTCGTGAGCACCCCCTTGTAGACAATGCCGAATCCGCCCCGTCCAATGACCGAATTCTCATCGAAATTGCTAGTCGCCAATTGTATTTCAACGAGCGATATCTTTCGGCTGGCATTTGCAAATTGGCCTGGAGATGCATCTTTAGCTTTGGCCTTCCTCCTCTGTTTAAATACCAGTAGGAATGCTACTATCAACACGCAAACGAAAGAAAAGCCTCCTATCGTTATGCCAGTCACAAGAGTGATGCGTTTCTTCAACTTTCCTGTGGACGAAGAACCAATTACACCCTTCATCTTCATGATTTCCACCCCATTTAATATTGCATTGCGCTTCGAAGGATTGCTCTTCTCTGAAGGACCAACGCTTATTTGCATTAGCCCTGAGTTCGAGTCTGCAATAAAATCTGTATAGTAAGGGGCAGCCAGCACTTGATTTGTTAGATCAGAGAGATTGAGATCTTTCCAAGCAAAGTGGTCATTGATATAGACATTGAAGTATAGCTCATTGAGTCTGAAGCTTACGATGTCACAAAAATGCAACCGAACAAGGTATTTAAAGCCAGAATCCACTGGGAAGGCCCATGTCAGGTTGAAATTTGGCAATTCAACAGAACTCCCATTAATATTCATCTCTTGCGCCGAATCATAAACAGCCAGCGGAGCACTGTGAGGGCTCTCTTCTTCCTGATAATTTGGGACTCTCCGAGTGATGGCCTGCTTCACAGAAGACTTTAATTTCAAGAACTTCTCATCAGGAATCCAACTTCTCCATAGAGTGTCGTCGGAAGATGCGACTTCAGGACCTCCGACATTGATCCTATATACAGTCTCTAAGACCTGTCCTAATAGGCTGTTATAATTCTTGATTCCAGTGGATTCGATGAAATTGGCGGTGTCAGTGATGAGGTTGTCAGGTGCAGAAAATACTTCAATGGCATTAACAAATGCAAGATGTGATATTTCATCAGAAGGCGAAAAGGAGATTATAAGTTCCGTACTATTTACACTAAGAAAATACTCCTTTATCACAGCACCATTGTTATTGTTTTGGACGCTGAAATGGCTTAATAAAGAGAACCCAAGAACTGAAACATTGAAGACAGCAGAGGTGAAATCATATTCCTGAGTTGTGAAAGGGAAGAAATGGAGGCGTACCACATGGAGACCTTGGGCTTTGATCTCGAACTTGTAAGAAGATGGTCTTCTGAAAATTCTAGCTGCATGGTAGATAAATGGTGAATGCGGAGATGGGTTTTCATCCACGAGAGCAACGGTGGAAGTCGAAGAAGAGAAGATGAACTTGTAAGAGGGCTGGTGTGGTTCGATGGCTTGGTATTCGCCACTTTCTAAGACAGTGTACATGATGGAGGGTGGTTGGGCATCTCCTACGAAATTCCGGGATCCAAAGGTTCTATTTATTTCAGATCCACAGTCGATAAAATAATTATCAGGAGTGGATGCTGATGATAGATgctgaagaaggaagaagaagaagagagatggaAGCAGAGTATGGTTTGCATGGTTTTGCACCTCCTCCATTGATATTGGTGAGTTTTCACTCCAGATACTTTGATTTTGTATAGATGGGCTACTTCAATCATGGTTTATGTCTAGTTATAAAGCAATGTCTTCGTTGATCATGATATGATATTAACGCATGACAGGCAGATTTCTATGGGCCGAAAGCATGGCCTGCCTAGATAGTGATGGGCTTCACTAGGACGGGAAATGGATTTGCTACTCCCCCTCACACCGGCCAATggccgatggtcggtgctctgtgggccccaacgtgatgtatttgtttcatccatgccgtccatatatttttccagataattttgttgtatgagacaaaaaatgaagtatatcctaatcttaagttgaccacattacaggaaatagtgttgaattaGCATCGACCGGTGAAAACCTtttgagggccatagaagttttagatcaagctaatctttattttttcccctttcatctggacctgtatgaccaaatcaacagattggatgtcaaataaacagtacaatcggccttaggaggattttaatggtggatatccaatcactattgtttttctgtggtgtgatccacctgagatttatatacctctcatttttggtatcaagccctaaaatgatatgaacggAATGGgtggaacacatgcatcatggtggggcccacagagcaccgaccatcagccaccgggccgATGTcagggggaagtagccaatccgattccacTTGGACGCGGCTTCAGTAGGTGGATGTTGGGATCTACCGAGGTCAGTCGGGCCCTGACTGTGGGGACCACTTGCGATGTATGTAACTTACATCCATGctttccatctattttgatacGTCATTTTACGGTATGTTCCAAATAAgtagatataaatcttaagtggaccacagcgaggaaacagttgtgattgaataccaccattaaaaactttttgtgggacaccagaatgtttttttgccatccaacctgtggataagatcacaaagacctggacgaGGGGAGGACAAAAACATTCActtaattgaaaacttttgtggcccacaaaaagttttcgatGGTCAATAAATACTGTTTcatctaatgtggtccacttgagatttggatctgtttcatttttggaattaatctctaaaatgagctgtcaaaacggatggaaggcgtggatgtaaggaacttgtatcaaggtgggccctacagtcagggatcTACCTGATCCGCCGAAGCCGCGTCCGGCTGGGATATTGTCTTGAACTGACCCCACACGGAGAGTCATTTGTCAACGGCGGGCAAGGCATGCTCAACCCATGAGTTGAATTTACCTCCGTTGACTGCTGACTCTAAAGGGTCTTCCACATGGGAgtcgattaggtgttaccctctAAACACCCTAGTGGGAGTtatccttaccgtgtggggcctaccttgatgaatgtgctGTTTATCCATGCTGCTCATCCCTTTTTTAAACTCATTTCATGGAGTTATCCCAAAACTTTAAGGAGATCCAAAACactggtggaccataccacttgtaaaagtggtgaatgatcattaaaaacttcttggaggccacaaaagttttggattaagctgaactttgtattttttttttttttcattgatccCGGTCtaattgaccttatcaatgggttggatgcaaataaacattatgatcttCTTACAGTGGcctttgggaagtttttaatggtgggcgttcaatcattactgtttcctgtggtgtggtccacattagaTTTGGCGTGGGCCACattagatttggatttacctaAATTTTTAGAACtacatcctaaaatgggctggaaaaatggatggatggcgtggatatataacacattatcaaggtggcCACACGGTGGGGGTACCGAAGGGGTGTTACCcttgtaacacctaatccgctaccgTTCGAGACAATATCCCGAGCAGACTGTTAGGCCAGGCACCATATCTCCTTGCCTGGGCGGTGTGGCGTCCACAGAGGCTtccttgacaaatccactccgtccatctcttttgaaagacaacaatagGATAGGGttctaaaaatcaagtagatccaaaactcgggtaggccacacaaacaaaacagtgggaacagcgaGGTCcaaagttgaaaccttcctagagctaaccatgatgtttatattgcatccAAACTGATattagaattattaccactcatgtaaactgtaggaacaaatattgTCCTGATCGATACAAAACTTGTGTGTTgttaaaacagatgtcttaaatctggtcTGAGGTGCTCAACCAATAAAGGgattggctcgactagtcaaaagtcccttcgactggtcgaagcctatTCTACTCGAAATCTAGCAACAATGTATTTGGGATTTTCggaatgctcgaccagtcgagggataggcttgaccagtccaaaagggtttctagaaggggttctagggtttcaaagggtgtagtaattgtgagattcgagattgtttgaatcgagtaagttctttctctttgtaatttatgctttcatagtgaatttctgtcgctttgtgccgtgattttttcctaaaaaagttttccacgttaaatttttgtgttctcttgtgtttgcttggtgctcttagattgctatcctagatccatctctgtgtgattccacagcacaatCCCCAATAAGTGGTACCAGGATAGTCGTTGTGGCACAGATCTGGATCTGCAGGATTAACATTAAGGGGAAACACCAagttttgatattgagaagtatttaggtaaaaaataactttgagttatggaagatcaagatgattagttccttaaccaagtaaggcgaatatggtgctcttgaggagcgagaGCCGACTAtgaaagatgatgattggaatacttttgataagaaggccttagcctccatccgtttgtgtctcacagatgaggttctctacaatgttttgagggagaaaaccgaagcgagtttgtgggcgaagttagaggacttTTATGACAAAAAGTTCCTTGAAAATCGCTTATACTTGAAGCTGCAGTTGCTCGACTTCAGGATGGCAtaaggtggagatgtggaggaCCACATCAGCAATTTTAATAAGTTAATTTTCAAGTTGCTGAACATAGAGGAGGTGATCAAAGATGAAGACCAAACATGTATTTTCTTGAACTCTCCGCCGATCTCATATGAGCTATTCGGGGGCTCATTATGCACCTGGAATTcgtccctaggtgtggccacCGTTATCTCATCCATTCAGGGTTAGGTCATAAGAATGATAAACGGTACCATAGGGGGCTCTTtagatgcactgattacgaggggcataACTTCTAAGTAAGGTACATGATCTTCAAGCAAGATTTTAGTCAATGGGCAAAggcaaaggtaagttaaagtgctggaattgtaggTTGCAGGGACACATGAAGAGGGATTgctcaaatcctaattctaagATAGAAGAATCTAAAGCTTCGTACAGGGGGGCCAACGCTGCCACGTCTGATGAAAGAACGAGTGGATGTGaatgtgatgttttgtctgtatcTATGATtagacacttatacgatgatcgtagggacaagtggattctagacacaggggcatcttttcacatgactcctcatcggaattggttcgccagttacagaaagtgcgatggtggacaggtatttatgggcaatgacattgcctataatgttgtggctattggtacggtgcacATCAAGACGTTTGATGGGACAGAGCGTACCCTGACCGAGGTGTGGCATGTTCCCAACATGAAGAAAAAtctaatttctcttggtgtaggcaatgggctgcaagttcacgGGTATTGAtcatggtgctcttaaagtatttAAGAGGACACtggtaatcatgaaagtgcaatGACTCGGTAATCTTTACAGGTGGATTAGGAGCACTTCGAGAAGTGGAGCTGCAATGGCTATAACGAATTCCATCtttgcatgtgtgtggcatgctgggcatggccacataagcaggcagggcatgaaggctgagacgcgcAAACAGAGATAtagagtaggtggagcagccacctgtgagaagaatcacaccgcATAATCGCAGGTTACAggtgaggtacatggacgactccgatatcgcatatgctctcgttACAGAAAAGAGGGATCCGTTTACTATTCAACTGACTTTtagtgagcctggtgctgagaagtggaaggtgactatggacgaTGTGATAGACTTGTTGTACTAGATTGACaaatgggagctggtggagcttctagtgggtcgGGAAGcgattggatgcaggtggatctttaaggggatacaacatagatacagagcgaggttggtagcgaagggttatgctcagagagaaggggtTGACTTCTCGGAGACATTCGCACCggcggtatagcaggtgtctattagatccgtattggcactggttgcccaatgcAATCTTAAGCTGGAACgaatggatgtggagtctgcacttctgtacgAAAAATTGAAAGAGCAGATTTACataaagcaaccagagcggttcgaagtttaaaggagttgagaaaaaagtttgcaggaggttgtggtacgacctgtcgcttatgcagtggtataaaaatttgattcttcatggtgagtcagaaattttctaggagtgaatacgatcactgtgtctattgtaagacactgagtgatggcacATTCATTATCCtagaattgtatgttgatgacatgtagatagCCAATCATGAcatatctgaaatcaatgtactgtgGACTCAGTTAACAGGGACATTAGAGATGAAGGATCTAGGGGCTGCAAAGatagttctcggcattgagactggaaGAAGAGTATGCTTTAGTTATCTCAGGcaaaataccttgggtaggtattgatcaagtatgtgatggacaaGGAAAAGCCGATGAGCGTTCCATacacgtctctcctcaagttttcctcagaacatgtcccaaaacagatgagaaaaagcaggatatgtctcatgagccttatttgaaTACGGTTGGCAGTGCataccatggtctgtattagaccggttattttacAGGCAATCGGTGTTGCGAGCAAataccccgacaagcaacattggatagcggtgagatggttacttcgatacattcaaggttttttttttttttagtattatagattttaaaaaaagggtttTCATGCTATTTCTTTTAATCACCCACGCAAATCGTCGACTatgattagaaaaaaaaagggtcaagAATGCTGTTGTTTCTTGTAGtggtaccacacaccactgacccaGGTTTGAcgtcaagttttgtgggtcccatcatgaggtatgttttatatccaaaccgtccgttcatTTGGAGAGCTCATCGTAAGGCtcaagccgaaaaataagatatatccaaagatcaagtggactacactacaaaaagcagtgggtgattgaacgtctaccattgaaacctttttgaggtcacagaagttttggatcaatatgatatttgtttttcctcttcatccagctctttttgaccttatgaacatattggatggaaaaaaaaaacgttatggtaggcttacgaatgttttaacggtgaaatcactGTACCActactatttgtagtgtggtccaattgagatttggatatgattcatttttgggttcgtgtgccaaaattatttagaaaaatgaatgaacagtgtggatataataaatacattaatttggggcccattttactttgatttcctttgaactgttcatacaaTGGGGGGACATCATGGAGTGTCACTGTttgtcttcgcacaacacgtacccaCAACAACCATGTTGGTGTTGTGTGGTACACTAATGTGGGGCGTGGCACCAATAGacctgtacatgaaccgagttagctcggttaacccGATTTGAAACTAAATTCGAGtaaagtcgagctgatttttggagaatAAATAAAAATTCGAGCCGAGTACAAACTTGTCCGAGCTTAAATCAACTCCGATCAAAtctcaactcgaatcaaactcacaTTGAACCAATTTAGTGACTTAATTAtgttgatattgatattgctcaccaagtgtttgatgaaatgactcaatgaagtggaTTCTTaatcttgctctggtggtagactctctggcatgagtgtgtgggggtgtgtgtgcgtgtaaaaaaaatgactcaataaagtgttgttttgggtgcatacattctccataGATCaattggtggcgaggaaggtatggatatgaaataaattactacaaaaaaagaaaaaaaaaacattacatgataaaatTACCTttttatcttgattttgatgctgccaactgagtgtttgatgaaatgcctgtaaATTATTGTTATATATTGTTTTATatattgtgagaaattgaaattgcactccatgtgtttgagaaaatgccgcataggcatgaactcggcttgaactggcctgagctgctagccagtcaggctcaaggaccgagccgggCTAAGTTCGAGTTGGGGTAAGCTAacggtcgagccgagtcgagctatgccaaactcgactcggttcaactcgtatATAGCTCTAGGCACCGATATATTCATGATTGGACCAAAAGAAGATGAACCGtaaattgattataacttttgattcgaGTATTGTTACGAAACGCACAACTTATCCATCTTTACTGTAATGGGCCATCCAAGGTGAATCGATCCACATaatgggtcgcatctgtccgtttcgtcagaaaacgtgaGCTTTCAGctcataaataaaattttaagaaaaaattactaGTTTTAGTAATAccaatttttgtaatatttttttatttttaaagttttagattttcttcttttttagaaataaattttaatactattctagcaaaagtttatttaaattttttatttttatagaattagggtttagaaGAATTTTACTAgaattagaattttactatttttagtaattacaatttttatttatttatttttatttattaatgtgTAACATGACACATTAAACAATTATCAATCGAGttgttttcaaatttattagaattatcTCGGAGTAGTTATTCTTTGGAAAGACTGTGCTTGACCTCAACATATCCCCATGCgtcatacaccagccaatccacttccggagGAGATGTGGGCATGATATTGACACTGTCGTCACTTGTAAGggtgtctttttctttttctttttttaataccgTTAGCGTTACCGTCTAACGCTTAAGATGCTTTAGATCATGTAATTAACATtacaggaaaagaaaaaaaaaaaacactatgatACTCTTGAAGGTGATATGCTTCATAGACATGCACTCCAAAATTGTACGAACCTTACATATATAACTCAAATCAAACATTAGATGGGCCATCAGCCAAAAATCACTTGTACCATCGCCCCATTGAGCTACTACTAATTTTCCATAGACTACATGCTTTCATTGGCCGAAAGCATGGCCCACCTCAAAAGTGACGGTTACATGATATTTTCTTGAACTGACCCCACAAAGTCATCAGTCAATGCTCGGACAAAGCATGCTTAACCAGTGAATTGGATTTTCTTCGGTTGATTGATGATTCCTTGTTGGGTTACTTTCATTCAATATGGTGGGCTCCTCAT
Coding sequences:
- the LOC131249098 gene encoding probable receptor-like protein kinase At5g24010, with product MEEVQNHANHTLLPSLFFFFLLQHLSSASTPDNYFIDCGSEINRTFGSRNFVGDAQPPSIMYTVLESGEYQAIEPHQPSYKFIFSSSTSTVALVDENPSPHSPFIYHAARIFRRPSSYKFEIKAQGLHVVRLHFFPFTTQEYDFTSAVFNVSVLGFSLLSHFSVQNNNNGAVIKEYFLSVNSTELIISFSPSDEISHLAFVNAIEVFSAPDNLITDTANFIESTGIKNYNSLLGQVLETVYRINVGGPEVASSDDTLWRSWIPDEKFLKLKSSVKQAITRRVPNYQEEESPHSAPLAVYDSAQEMNINGSSVELPNFNLTWAFPVDSGFKYLVRLHFCDIVSFRLNELYFNVYINDHFAWKDLNLSDLTNQVLAAPYYTDFIADSNSGLMQISVGPSEKSNPSKRNAILNGVEIMKMKGVIGSSSTGKLKKRITLVTGITIGGFSFVCVLIVAFLLVFKQRRKAKAKDASPGQFANASRKISLVEIQLATSNFDENSVIGRGGFGIVYKGVLTNGMKVAVKRSTPGSRQGHSEFLTEIKIFAKIRHRHLLSLIGYCEEQSEMILVYEFMENGTLQDHLYGLECLPQLSWRQRLMICIGSARGLHYLHSGPAEGIIHRDIKSANILLDKNYLAKVADFGISRSIHDLDQSHVTTNVKGSFGYFDPEYFRWRHLTKKSDVFSFGVVLLEVLCARPAVDLSLPFEQVNLANWAMQWQKEGLLEQVVDSRLIEEINEDSLRKFGETVERCLAECGDDRPTMGDVLWNLECVLRLQDMTADAEPIRL